One part of the Glycine max cultivar Williams 82 chromosome 14, Glycine_max_v4.0, whole genome shotgun sequence genome encodes these proteins:
- the LOC100776763 gene encoding clathrin heavy chain 1, translating into MAANAPITMKETFTLGSVGINQQFITFTHVTMESDKYICVRETGPQNSVVIIDMSMPMQPLRRPITADSALMNPNSRILALKAQVPGTTQDHLQVFNIETKAKMNSHQMKEQVVFWKWITPNTLGIVTQMSVYHWSVEGNGEPMKMFDRTANLANNQIISYRCDPNEKWLVLIGIAPGSAERPQLVKGNMQLFSVDQQRSQALEAHAASFASFRVAGNDKDSTLICFASKSMNAGQVTSKMHVIELGAQPGKPSFTKKQADLFFPPDFADDFPVSMQISNKYGLIYVITKLGLLFVYDLETSTAVYRNRISPDPIFLTTEAPSVGGFYAINRRGQVLLATINEAAIVPFVSGQLNNLELAVNLAKRGNLPGAEELVVKRFQELFAQTKYKEAAELAAESPQGILRTPDTVAKFQSVPVQAGQTPPLLQYFGTLLTRGKLNSYESLELSRLVVNQNKKNLLENWLAEDKLECSEELGDLVKTVDNDLALKIFIKARATPKVVAAFAERREFDKILIYSKQVGYTPDYMFLLQTILRADAQGAVNFALMMSQMEGGCPVDYNTITDLFLQRNLIREATAFLLDVLKPNLPEHGYLQTKVLEINLVTFPNVADAILANGMFSHYDRPRIAQLCEKAGLFIRALQHYSELPDIKRVIVNTHAIEPQALVEFFGTLSKEWALECMKDLLLVNLRGNLQIIVQTAKEYCEQLGVDACIKLFEQFKSYEGLYFFLGAYLSSSEDPDIHFKYIEAAAKTGQIKEVERVTRESNFYDAEKTKNFLMETKLPDARPLINVCDRFGFVPDLTHYLYTSNMLRYIEGYVQKVNPGNAPLVVGQLLDDECPEDFIKGLILSVRSLLPVEPLVEECEKRNRLRLLTQFLEHLVSEGSQDVHVHNALGKIIIDSNNNPEHFLTTNPYYDSRVVGKYCEKRDPTLAVVAYRRGQCDDELVNVTNKNSLFKLQARYVVERMDADLWEKVLNPENEFRRQLIDQVVSTALPESQSPDQVSAAVKAFMTADLPHELIELLEKIVLQNSAFSGNFNLQNLLILTAIKADPSRVMDYINRLDNFDGPAVGEVAVEANLYEEAFAIFKKFNLNVQAVNVLLDNLRTIDRAVEFAFRVEEEAVWSQVAKAQLREGLVSDAIESFIRADDSTHFLEVIKASEDAEVYHDLVRYLLMVRQNTKEPKVDSELIYAYAKIDQLGEIEEFILMPNVANLPNVGDRLYDEALYEAAKIIFAFISNWAKLAVTLVKLKQFQGAVDAARKANSSKTWKEVCFACVDAEEFRLAQICGLNVIIQVDDLEEVSEFYQNRGCFNELISLMESGLGLERAHMGIFTELGVLYARYRPEKLMEHIKLFSTRLNIPKLIRACDEQQHWMELTYLYIQYDEFDNAATTVMNHSPEAWDHMQFKDIIVKVASVELYYKAVHFYLQEHPDIINDLLNVLALRVDHTRVVDIMRKAGHIRLVKPYLVAVQSNNVSAVNEALNEIYVEEEDYDRLHESIDLHDNFDQIGLAQKIEKHELLEMRRVAAYIYKKAGRWKQSIALSKKDNLYKDCMETCSQSGDRELSEDLLVYFIEQEKKECFASCLFVCYDIIRPDVALELAWMNNMIDFAFPYLLQFIREYTGKVDELIKDKIEAQKVEKAKEKEEKEVLAQQNMYAQLLPLALPAPPSMGGGGYAPPTPPIGGMGMPPMPPFGMPPMGGGSGSY; encoded by the exons ATGGCTGCAAACGCTCCTATCACCATGAAAGAGACCTTCACG CTGGGAAGCGTTGGAATCAACCAGCAGTTCATTACATTTACTCATGTGACAATGGAATCGGATAAATACATTTGTGTCAGGGAAACTGGACCTCAGAACAGTGTTGTTATCATTGACATGAGCATGCCAATGCAGCCTTTGAGACGGCCCATAACCGCTGATTCGGCTTTGATGAACCCCAATTCCAGAATTCTTGCTCTCAAAG CCCAAGTTCCAGGAACCACTCAGGATCATTTGCAAGTTTTTAACATTGAAACGAAAGCAAAGATGAACTCGCATCAGATGAAAGAACAG GTTGTCTTTTGGAAGTGGATAACTCCAAATACACTGGGAATTGTCACTCAGATGTCTGTATATCATTGGTCAGTTGAAG GCAATGGTGAGCCAATGAAGATGTTTGACCGAACAGCTAATCTGGCTAATAACCAAATTATTAGTTATCGTTGTGATCCTAATGAAAAGTGGTTGGTTTTGATTGGAATAGCTCCTGGTTCAGCAGAG AGACCACAACTAGTAAAAGGAAACATGCAACTCTTCTCTGTGGATCAGCAACGTAGTCAGGCTCTTGAAGCACATGCTGCCTCATTTGCTTCGTTTAGA GTGGCTGGGAATGATAAGGATTCTACTCTTATTTGTTTTGCATCAAAGAGTATGAATGCTGGACAGGTTACATCAAAGATGCATGTCATTGAACTTGGTGCCCAGCCAG GCAAACCATCATTTACTAAGAAACAAGCAGATCTGTTCTTCCCTCCAGACTTTGCTGATGACTTTCCTGTGTCAATGCAG atttcaaataaatatggaCTGATTTACGTTATCACAAAGCTTGGGCTGTTATTTGTCTATGATCTGGAGACTTCCACCGCAGTTTATAGAAACCGAATCAGTCCCGATCCTATATTTTTGACCACAGAAGCACCTTCAGTAGGGGGGTTTTATGCCATCAATAGACGTGGCCAGGTGTTGCTTGCTACTATAAATGAGGCAGCCATTGTACCTTTTGTTAGTGGCCAG CTAAATAATTTGGAACTTGCAGTTAATCTGGCTAAAAGAGGAAACCTCCCTGGTGCAGAAGAATTG GTTGTCAAGCGGTTTCAAGAATTATTTGCTCAGACCAAGTATAAGGAAGCTGCAGAACTTGCTGCAGAATCTCCACAAGGAATTCTTCGAACTCCTGACACTGTTGCTAAATTTCAG AGTGTACCTGTGCAAGCTGGGCAGACACCACCACTGTTACAGTACTTTGGTACTCTGTTAACCAGGGGAAAACTCAATTCTTATGAGTCATTGGAATTGTCACGGCTTGTggtaaatcaaaacaaaaagaatcttcTGGAAAATTGGCTAGCAGAGGACAAACTTGAATGCAGCGAAGAGCTTGGTGACCTTGTGAAG ACAGTGGATAATGACCTtgcattgaaaatatttatcaaagccAGAGCCACACCGAAAGTTGTGGCAGCATTTGCTGAGAGGAGGGAATTTGACAAGATTCTGATATACTCAAAGCAG GTTGGATACACTCCTGATTACATGTTCCTTCTGCAAACAATATTAAGGGCAGATGCCCAG GGTGCTGTAAATTTTGCTCTGATGATGTCTCAAATGGAGGGGGGTTGCCCTGTTGACTATAACACAATAACCGATCTCTTTCTTCAG AGGAATTTAATCCGCGAGGCAACTGCCTTTTTATTGGATGTGCTGAAGCCAAACCTACCAGAACATGGATATCTTCAAACGAAG gtACTGGAAATTAATCTTGTGACCTTTCCAAATGTTGCTGATGCTATATTGGCCAATGGCATGTTTAGTCATTATGACCGTCCACGGATTGCTCAGCTTTGTGAAAAGGCCGGCCTTTTCATTCGGGCTCTTCAG CATTATTCCGAGTTGCCTGACATCAAACGTGTCATTGTGAATACACATGCCATCGAACCGCAG GCTCTAGTTGAGTTCTTTGGAACCCTTTCAAAAGAATGGGCGCTAGAGTGCATGAAAGATCTTTTACTGGTCAACCTTAGGGGCAACCTTCAAATAATTGTGCAG ACTGCTAAGGAATATTGTGAACAGCTGGGTGTTGATGCATGCATTAAACTCTTTGAGCAATTCAAGTCCTATGAAGGACTATACTTTTTCTTGGGTGCATATTTGAGCTCTAG TGAGGATCCTGATATTCACTTCAAGTATATTGAAGCAGCTGCTAAAACTGGACAAATTAAGGAGGTGGAGCGTGTTACTCGGGAATCAAACTTTTATGAtgctgagaagaccaagaacTTTCTAATGGAGACCAAGCTTCCAGATGCACGACCATTGATAAACGTGTGTGATCGTTTTGGTTTTGTTCCGGATCTCACCCATTATCTCTATACCAGCAACATGCTTCGTTATATTGAAGGATATGTTCAGAAG GTGAATCCAGGAAATGCTCCTCTAGTTGTTGGACAATTATTAGATGATGAATGCCCTGAAGATTTCATTAAAGGTCTTATACTTTCAGTTCGTTCTCTTCTTCCAGTTGAGCCTTTAGTTGAAGAATGTGAGAAGAG AAATCGTCTTCGCTTGCTTACTCAGTTTTTGGAGCATCTTGTAAGTGAGGGAAGCCAGGATGTGCATGTACATAATGCTCTGGGTAAAATTATCATTGACAGCAATAACAATCCTGAGCATTTTCTTACAACCAACCCATATTATGATTCTCGTGTTGTTGGTAAATATTGTGAGAAGCGGGATCCTACACTTGCTGTTGTTGCTTACCGAAGGGGGCAATGTGATGATGAGCTTGTTAATGTTACCAATAAAAATTCCTTGTTCAAACTCCAAGCCAG ATATGTCGTGGAGCGTATGGATGCTGACCTCTGGGAGAAAGTTCTTAATCCTGAGAATGAGTTCAGAAGGCAGTTGATTGATCAAGTGGTGTCCACTGCTTTGCCTGAAAGCCAGAGTCCTGATCAAGTTTCAGCTGCAGTGAAAGCTTTTATGACTGCTGATCTTCCCCATGAGTTGATTGAGCTTCTTGAAAAGATTGTCTTACAAAATTCTGCTTTCAGTGGAAACTTTAATCTGCAAAATTTGCTGATCCTCACTGCAATCAAGGCAGACCCCTCAAGAGTCATGGATTACATTAATAGGCTGGACAACTTTGATGGCCCTGCTGTTGGGGAGGTGGCAGTAGAAGCAAACCTATATGAAGAAGCTTTtgccattttcaaaaaatttaatttgaatgttCAAGCTGTTAATGTCCTACTAGATAACCTTCGGACCATTGATCGAGCTGTGGAGTTTGCATTCCGGGTTGAAGAAGAGGCTGTATGGAGCCAAGTGGCTAAGGCACAACTAAGAGAAGGCTTAGTAAGTGATGCAATTGAGTCATTCATCCGTGCAGATGATTCCACTCACTTCTTAGAGGTTATAAAAGCTTCCGAAGATGCAGAAGTATACCATGACCTAGTAAGGTACCTTCTCATGGTTAGGCAGAATACCAAAGAGCCCAAGGTGGACAGTGAGCTCATATATGCATATGCAAAGATTGACCAACTTGGAGAAATTGAAGAGTTTATATTGATGCCAAATGTTGCTAATTTACCAAATGTTGGAGACCGTTTGTATGATGAGGCTCTCTATGAGGctgcaaaaattatatttgcttTTATTTCAAACTGGGCTAAGTTAGCAGTGACATTGGTGAAGCTTAAACAATTCCAAGGTGCTGTTGATGCTGCTAGGAAAGCAAACAGTTCAAAAACATGGAAGGAAGTTTGTTTTGCCTGTGTTGATGCTGAGGAATTCCGATTGGCTCAGATTTGTGGTCTTAATGTCATCATTCAG GTGGATGATTTGGAAGAGGTTAGTGAGTTTTATCAGAacagaggatgctttaatgaaCTCATATCTCTAATGGAGAGTGGACTTGGACTGGAGCGTGCCCATATGGGTATCTTTACTGAGTTGGGAGTTCTTTATGCAAGATATCGTCCTGAGAAGTTAATGGAGCACATTAAGCTGTTCTCAACTCGGCTTAACATTCCCAAGCTTATTCGAGCCTGTGATGAGCAGCAGCATTGGATGGAACTTACATACTTATACATCCAATATGATGAGTTTGATAATGCTGCAACTACTGTAATGAATCACTCTCCTGAAGCATGGGACCACATGCAATTCAAAGATATTATAGTTAAGGTTGCAAGTGTGGAGCTCTACTATAAGGCTGTTCACTTCTACTTGCAAGAACATCCTGatattataaatgatcttcttAATGTACTTGCCCTTCGTGTGGACCACACCCGTGTTGTGGATATAATGCGGAAG GCTGGCCACATCCGATTGGTTAAGCCGTACTTGGTTGCAGTTCAAAGCAATAATGTGTCTGCTGTTAATGAAGCTTTGAATGAAATTTATGTTGAGGAGGAGGACTATGATAGACTTCATGAATCAATAGATCTGCATGACAACTTCGATCAGATAGGTCTTGCACAGAAG ATTGAGAAGCAtgagcttcttgagatgaggcGTGTTGCTGCTTACATTTATAAGAAAGCTGGAAGATGGAAGCAGTCCATTGCTTTGTCAAAAAAAGACAATCTTTACAAGGACTGTATGGAAACTTGCTCTCAATCTGGTGACCGTGAACTCTCGGAGGATTTGCTTGTTTACTTTATTGAGCAG GAGAAGAAAGAATGTTTTGCATCTTGCCTCTTTGTCTGTTATGATATAATACGGCCAGATGTTGCTCTTGAGCTAGCTTGGATGAACAATATGATTGATTTTGCTTTCCCATACCTCTTACAG TTTATTCGAGAGTATACTGGTAAAGTTGATGAGCTTATCAAGGACAAAATTGAAGCACAAAAAGTGGAGAAAGCtaaagagaaggaagagaaggaaGTTCTTGCACAGCAG AATATGTATGCCCAGTTACTACCACTTGCTTTGCCTGCACCACCAAGTATGGGTGGAGGAGGGTATGCACCACCAACACCCCCTATTGGTGGTATGGGGATGCCTCCGATGCCCCCTTTTGGCATGCCTCCAATGGGCGGTGGCAGCGGCTCCTACTGA